Proteins from a single region of Deltaproteobacteria bacterium:
- a CDS encoding SDR family oxidoreductase, with translation MSQSNEHQDRVAVITGGSGGIGGAIAARLHEAGATVHVLDTKPSSVKEFTFHQLDVANEADVDRVFDAIGKGAGKIDYLVCCAGIYRPRPFLELSLEDWQQTLQVNLTGYFLCCRAALRTMRPQKFGRIVMFSSMAARTGGKNVAHYAASKGGILGLMRSLAVESAADNIRVNTISPVITDTPMPRAVVSDEYMQSRKAHIPLGRIGDVEDMANGAMFLLSDDSSYVIGQDLRINGGSTLW, from the coding sequence ATGTCCCAATCCAACGAACATCAAGATCGCGTAGCCGTCATCACCGGCGGCAGTGGCGGCATCGGCGGCGCCATTGCGGCACGGCTCCATGAAGCCGGAGCGACAGTGCATGTGCTCGATACCAAGCCATCGAGCGTCAAAGAATTTACTTTCCACCAACTCGACGTCGCCAACGAAGCCGACGTCGACCGCGTCTTCGACGCCATCGGCAAAGGCGCCGGCAAGATTGACTATCTGGTCTGCTGCGCCGGCATCTATCGGCCGCGGCCGTTTCTAGAATTGTCGCTCGAAGACTGGCAGCAAACACTGCAAGTCAATCTCACGGGTTATTTCCTCTGCTGCCGCGCCGCGCTGCGCACGATGCGGCCGCAGAAGTTTGGCCGTATTGTGATGTTCTCTTCCATGGCGGCGCGCACCGGCGGCAAAAACGTCGCCCACTACGCCGCCTCCAAGGGCGGCATTCTCGGCCTCATGCGTTCGCTCGCAGTGGAATCCGCCGCTGACAACATCCGGGTCAACACCATCTCACCGGTGATTACCGACACGCCCATGCCGCGCGCGGTAGTCTCCGACGAATACATGCAGTCACGCAAAGCACACATTCCGCTCGGCCGTATTGGTGACGTCGAAGACATGGCCAATGGCGCCATGTTTCTTCTGAGCGACGATAGCTCCTACGTGATCGGCCAGGACCTGCGCATCAACGGAGGCTCGACGCTATGGTAG
- a CDS encoding DUF3891 family protein, producing the protein MMAYPYDDKRIILALQIDHSRVAGYFAAHWGNKDFDRPHPYSSVVLAAGEHDIGWWEWEMCPSTLNDRGYPLDYHDGSLKYLGQLRLDFYKNSVDRVMGRDPYAAMLMAMHGVALMNAGYGKYAYPPDRTGDPRVKAYVDHQEALRLKLLGELRQSEQFKQYCSEENVWTNYEYMEVFDQLAQFVCNRYPLNSKARKLGPTNSLNDVDIPTKHGQKPVKINIDTVGEHKAVLTPYPFDIDPLPLSFNARLVPNRPYKDGEDFLGDFYRAERITVNHALASA; encoded by the coding sequence ATGATGGCCTATCCTTACGATGACAAGCGAATTATCTTAGCGCTCCAGATCGATCACTCGCGCGTTGCCGGCTACTTCGCGGCGCATTGGGGCAACAAAGATTTCGACCGGCCACATCCCTATTCTTCCGTGGTGCTCGCCGCCGGCGAGCATGACATTGGCTGGTGGGAGTGGGAGATGTGCCCATCGACGCTCAACGACAGAGGCTACCCGCTCGACTATCACGACGGCAGTTTGAAATATCTGGGCCAACTGCGCTTGGATTTTTACAAAAACTCCGTCGACCGCGTCATGGGCCGCGATCCCTACGCCGCGATGTTGATGGCGATGCATGGCGTGGCGCTGATGAACGCCGGCTACGGCAAGTACGCTTACCCGCCCGACCGCACCGGCGATCCGCGCGTGAAGGCTTACGTCGATCACCAGGAAGCGCTGCGCCTCAAGTTGCTCGGTGAGTTGCGTCAATCGGAACAATTCAAGCAATATTGCTCCGAGGAAAATGTCTGGACCAACTACGAGTATATGGAAGTCTTCGACCAACTCGCCCAGTTTGTCTGCAACCGCTACCCGTTGAATAGCAAAGCGCGCAAGCTGGGGCCGACGAACTCATTGAACGACGTCGACATCCCAACCAAGCACGGTCAGAAGCCGGTGAAAATCAACATCGACACGGTGGGTGAGCACAAGGCGGTGCTGACGCCCTATCCCTTTGATATCGATCCGCTGCCGCTATCATTCAATGCGCGGCTCGTGCCCAATCGGCCGTACAAAGACGGCGAAGATTTTTTGGGTGATTTTTATCGCGCGGAAAGAATCACGGTGAATCACGCGCTGGCCTCAGCATAA
- a CDS encoding ABC transporter substrate-binding protein yields MSKQRFGIALTIRVLTLGAAIVLPSQATALDNIRIAYPSTSFTTMPILAARKFGLYQQEGLRAELIFMRPNISVTAVVTGQVEFATVHGSIVRAAAVGMPVKSLMVIADRPAYYLVGRSGTTSVAALKGKSVGIASLGGSVHLMTKDFFTQHNLDTDKQVALIVTGDHNTSIQAIQNGLVDAAVISVPWQTVAEKAGLQKLAYFGDLMRLPMAGLGTSDENIAKKPELLRRAVRATLKGIEFLRDPKNRKETAGIMAEWFKIRPEQAQEAYSQMVEAYPVSGVASEDALEKDLEMARQTGAIKSRVPLSRIVDFQFVREARQELSTKK; encoded by the coding sequence ATGAGCAAACAACGTTTCGGAATAGCCTTAACGATTCGCGTGCTGACGTTAGGCGCTGCCATTGTTCTGCCATCGCAAGCCACCGCCCTCGACAATATTCGCATCGCGTATCCTTCGACGAGCTTCACCACCATGCCGATATTGGCGGCACGCAAGTTCGGCCTCTACCAACAAGAAGGACTGCGCGCTGAGTTGATTTTTATGCGGCCCAACATCAGCGTCACGGCCGTGGTGACCGGTCAGGTCGAGTTCGCCACGGTGCATGGCTCCATTGTGCGCGCCGCAGCGGTGGGCATGCCGGTCAAAAGCCTGATGGTGATCGCCGACCGTCCGGCCTATTATCTGGTCGGGCGGAGCGGTACGACCAGCGTCGCTGCGCTCAAAGGCAAGTCCGTTGGCATCGCGTCGCTCGGTGGCTCGGTGCACCTTATGACGAAAGACTTTTTCACCCAGCACAACCTCGACACTGACAAACAAGTTGCCCTGATCGTCACCGGCGATCACAACACGAGCATCCAGGCGATTCAAAATGGCCTCGTGGACGCAGCGGTCATTTCGGTGCCCTGGCAAACCGTCGCCGAAAAAGCCGGCTTACAAAAGCTCGCTTACTTCGGCGATCTCATGCGGCTACCCATGGCGGGGTTGGGCACCTCCGACGAAAACATCGCCAAGAAACCGGAGCTGCTACGCCGGGCCGTGCGCGCGACATTGAAAGGCATCGAGTTCTTGCGCGATCCGAAAAATCGCAAAGAGACCGCCGGAATCATGGCAGAGTGGTTCAAAATTCGCCCGGAACAGGCCCAGGAAGCGTACAGCCAAATGGTCGAGGCTTATCCAGTCAGTGGCGTCGCGTCGGAGGATGCGCTGGAAAAGGACCTGGAGATGGCCCGCCAAACGGGCGCCATAAAGAGCCGGGTACCGTTATCACGGATTGTGGATTTTCAGTTTGTTCGAGAAGCGCGCCAGGAATTGTCGACAAAAAAATAG
- a CDS encoding ABC transporter substrate-binding protein produces MTMNRPSLLLAPVFLLLLSASTHAKNIVIATSSVVLTNTPIWVAIDKKYFDEAGLSAQYIVMRSDLAVKGLITGDVDYMQSSSSVLRAAVAGAPLTTILGVYNRSFFDLVARPEIRTLSDLRGKAVDISRYGASTEYAVRFGLKANNSPFEGKPVNFDKFVDFSIAREVVP; encoded by the coding sequence ATGACCATGAATCGACCATCATTGCTGCTGGCACCGGTCTTTTTGCTGCTGCTAAGCGCGTCCACCCACGCTAAAAACATCGTGATCGCCACGTCTTCCGTCGTCCTCACCAACACGCCGATCTGGGTCGCCATCGACAAGAAATATTTCGACGAGGCCGGACTGAGCGCGCAGTATATCGTCATGCGCTCCGATCTTGCTGTAAAAGGCCTCATCACCGGCGACGTGGACTACATGCAAAGCTCGTCGAGCGTGCTGCGCGCCGCTGTCGCGGGGGCGCCGCTGACGACCATTCTCGGCGTCTACAACCGGAGCTTCTTCGATCTGGTCGCGCGGCCGGAGATTCGTACTCTCAGCGATCTGCGCGGCAAAGCGGTGGACATCAGCCGCTACGGCGCGTCGACGGAGTACGCCGTGCGCTTCGGACTTAAGGCCAACAACAGTCCCTTCGAGGGCAAGCCGGTGAACTTCGACAAGTTTGTCGACTTTTCCATCGCCCGGGAAGTGGTGCCCTAA
- a CDS encoding alpha/beta fold hydrolase: MPMSFFLRSSDALLNCALWTPAKSRGEAVVFCHGWGGGTPYDDLLRRLSEHGYTVLRFEQRGYGASTGHADLSMWPVDMAACAAALTQIVKKVWAMGQSTGGTMALVSATQYDCFAGAVGIAPFCSLTRILEDNRNARAILEARFGPLQEKHFRAANAIEIVANLNKPALVVQGTADESVPYEHGKLLHQQIPGPARHRTVEGGNHHLTNVDRAPVLADIVNWFENQR, encoded by the coding sequence ATGCCCATGTCATTTTTCTTAAGAAGCAGCGACGCGCTGCTCAACTGCGCCCTGTGGACGCCGGCCAAGAGCCGTGGCGAAGCCGTGGTCTTTTGCCACGGCTGGGGCGGCGGCACGCCCTACGACGACTTGCTGCGCAGGCTCTCCGAACATGGCTACACCGTGCTGCGCTTCGAGCAGCGCGGCTACGGCGCGTCGACGGGACATGCCGACTTGAGCATGTGGCCGGTCGATATGGCCGCCTGCGCCGCGGCGCTAACACAGATCGTCAAGAAAGTTTGGGCCATGGGCCAGTCCACCGGTGGCACGATGGCTCTTGTCAGCGCGACCCAGTATGACTGTTTTGCCGGCGCGGTGGGCATCGCGCCGTTCTGCTCTTTAACCCGTATCCTCGAAGACAACCGGAACGCCCGTGCCATTCTCGAGGCCCGTTTCGGGCCGCTTCAGGAAAAGCATTTCCGCGCCGCCAACGCCATTGAGATCGTCGCGAACTTGAACAAGCCAGCGCTCGTGGTGCAAGGCACGGCGGATGAATCGGTGCCCTACGAACATGGCAAGCTACTACACCAGCAGATCCCCGGCCCAGCGCGCCATCGCACAGTCGAAGGCGGCAATCATCATTTGACCAACGTCGATCGAGCGCCGGTGTTGGCGGATATTGTAAATTGGTTCGAGAATCAGAGATAG
- a CDS encoding ABC transporter substrate-binding protein — MTKPAWLLAGLLTFCAGFTPQAAAQIDFPIGYSSLGGTYAFISLIETERLLEQEGIRPQFIYIGGPQITQALIAGDIRMALVAGASPVRAAAHGADLRFVGGVTDKENITIITDAKITKPAELKGTRMAIDRLGDYTDFRARKVLERYGLEAQKDVTLLQIGGQTGRFAALRSGQVQSTFVAPPLTLIARKAGFRSLIDLADLGFPSTSGSIVAMRSSLERNDKEVYGVMRAITRALRLFKTNRELAIRSLMRFMKVTDPEALDETFRSHAKIFQDIPAPAVAGVKMVKDFLGQTDPKIARLNAEDIIDMGFAERLRREMSTTK, encoded by the coding sequence ATGACCAAGCCAGCATGGCTATTGGCCGGGCTCTTGACGTTCTGCGCCGGTTTCACCCCACAGGCAGCCGCCCAGATCGATTTCCCGATCGGCTACTCGTCCCTCGGCGGCACCTACGCGTTCATCTCGCTGATTGAAACAGAGCGGCTGCTCGAACAAGAGGGCATCCGCCCACAATTTATTTACATCGGCGGGCCGCAAATTACCCAGGCGTTAATTGCCGGCGATATTCGCATGGCCCTCGTGGCGGGGGCGAGTCCGGTGCGCGCCGCCGCCCATGGCGCGGACTTGCGCTTCGTCGGCGGCGTCACCGACAAAGAGAACATCACGATCATCACCGATGCCAAGATCACCAAGCCGGCCGAGCTCAAAGGCACACGTATGGCGATCGACCGGTTGGGCGACTACACCGATTTTCGGGCGCGCAAAGTGCTGGAACGCTACGGCTTGGAGGCACAAAAGGATGTCACGCTACTGCAGATCGGCGGCCAGACCGGCCGCTTTGCCGCGCTGCGCAGCGGCCAGGTGCAATCAACCTTTGTCGCACCGCCGCTGACGCTGATCGCGCGCAAAGCGGGCTTCCGTTCGTTGATCGACTTGGCCGACCTGGGTTTTCCTTCGACTTCTGGCTCCATAGTGGCGATGCGCTCTTCGCTGGAGCGCAATGACAAAGAAGTCTACGGCGTCATGCGCGCGATCACGCGTGCCTTAAGGCTGTTCAAAACCAACCGCGAGCTAGCGATTAGAAGTCTCATGCGGTTCATGAAAGTGACCGATCCCGAAGCGCTCGATGAAACCTTTCGCAGCCACGCAAAAATATTTCAGGACATCCCCGCCCCGGCAGTGGCTGGCGTCAAGATGGTCAAAGACTTCCTCGGCCAGACTGATCCGAAGATCGCCAGGTTAAACGCTGAGGACATCATCGACATGGGCTTTGCCGAGCGACTTAGACGAGAAATGAGCACGACGAAATAA
- a CDS encoding cysteine hydrolase, producing the protein MAVEILTSLAAKIEPGHTALLVVDVQNDFCHAEGYVGKQGLDLAPIQAMVPNLERLIAAARAAAVPVCYIQAIYDDKYLGGPFLEHFSKARVPMARCAEGSWGADFYQVKPAPGELVIVKHCYSPFVATQIDPLLRTGGVKTLIVTGVTTNVCVESTARDGFLRDYYIVLPADCAVSYDVRSHEAAVANIGRNFGVVATSREIFALWPPVRSAAPLRVHL; encoded by the coding sequence ATGGCGGTAGAAATCTTGACTAGCCTGGCGGCAAAGATCGAGCCTGGCCACACGGCCTTGCTCGTCGTCGACGTCCAGAATGATTTCTGCCACGCCGAGGGTTATGTCGGCAAGCAAGGTTTGGATCTCGCCCCGATCCAAGCCATGGTACCCAACCTAGAACGGTTGATTGCCGCAGCGCGCGCTGCCGCTGTACCGGTGTGCTATATCCAGGCCATTTACGACGACAAGTATCTCGGCGGGCCGTTCCTCGAACACTTCAGCAAAGCCCGTGTGCCGATGGCTCGCTGCGCCGAGGGGAGTTGGGGCGCTGACTTCTACCAGGTGAAGCCGGCTCCTGGCGAGTTGGTGATCGTCAAACATTGCTATAGTCCCTTCGTTGCTACCCAGATCGATCCTTTACTCCGCACCGGTGGCGTCAAAACACTGATCGTCACCGGCGTCACCACCAACGTCTGCGTAGAGTCCACGGCGCGCGACGGCTTCCTGCGCGACTACTACATCGTGCTGCCCGCCGACTGCGCGGTATCCTACGACGTCCGATCGCACGAGGCTGCGGTAGCGAACATCGGGCGCAACTTTGGCGTCGTCGCTACTTCGCGGGAGATCTTCGCGCTGTGGCCGCCGGTGCGATCGGCCGCGCCATTAAGAGTCCATCTATGA